TTGCGAAATCATCGCACCTATCTGTGAGTTTCCAGCTTCGAAAACGCCCCCCAATGAAAAACGATCCCTCGAAATTACTCAGATAGCAGCAACATCAGCAACTTACACAATTACTCATTGGAGCGATGTATTAGTTCCACGGTGTGTTCTGATAGTTTAATCgtcgaaaatttaattaggaaTATAAATGCGGAGTGATTAATCGGTTTAATTTTCGAGCCAGCCGGCCCTGGCAATCATGATTTTGTTTcgatagttttaaattaattagtatTCTCGCTGCGGCATTGATTGATGTGATGCTGATCCGTCATTGTCGCACTCAAGAATTATTGTTGTCGAGGTGACAGATTCAAAAATCTGGGAAAATTAAGGCCTTTGTGCCTCATTCCGCCCCTGGGTTTGATTAACTCGAGAACTCTCACGTTTCGATTCTATTAGGTCTCGTCAGTTCGGTTTACCTCGACACAGTCACATTCATCCTCATTACTCTTGGCCTTGTACACCAAGTCATACTACTTGCGtttgaatatttgaacacGGCAGATGGCGCTGCAGGGATATTTTCCTGCAGGCCTAATATACTTGCCACTGGTATTGGCGATCTCTGACTATGGTTAACTGACTTGAGATGATTAATGATACACGAACGTTGTAGTGCCTAACACCTTCTCGTTTTTATCCACCTATCATGCCGAACTTGTtttcttttagcaaaaaaattcttcactAAGTCTGTTTCGGtactttgaaattaatttccaatttcagACGGATATGATTGATCGGCAGGGTCTCCACCCACTTAGTGAGCTTCCCTCCGGTGTTGTTATTAAGAAGAAAGTTAtcgaaatatgttcagaaacAGCAGTCATTCGGAaagagaaacaattttttacgaTGCCGGTCGAATATCGGCTTGTCATATCTTGCGCGGAGCTTTTTATTTGCTTTCTAAACACGAGGAAAAAGCAATCCAAGGTTTTTCTGAATCCTATCGGATGTTTGGCTTTTTTATATCCACCCCTAACAAAGTCGCTAAATTCAGCGCCTACACGAGATAAGGGCTTATCGAAAAATGGATCGGCAATTGCCGGCGCTGTTTGCGAAAGTTTTCCTAACAAAttctattgaaaatatatcagataatggaaaattttgccaattttattTCACCTCCAAAACAAACTGGATCTTTTTAACCcgagatttattaaatttgtggAAACTTTATCCGGCAATACCtgttaattgaaaatcaaattctaCTTCAATTCTTAGGCATCAAAATCTCGGCAACCTTCCAAAAAGATAACGTCCGCGGaaacttcaaaataaagaCAGAGTATTGGTCAATTTCctgatttccatgaaaattttcttccgGCTAAGACTTCCAGAACCTCCATATAGTAGATCTAAAAACACCAATAGGTGCATCCTTGATAACTTTGCCACCCAGATGCCGTTTACGTTTTTTCTCGAGCTGTACCAATGCGAAACTTAATAAAACGCAAATCTACAATTTATCTTCTACAGAATTTTCGAGATGTCGTGTGATTTAGATAAATAGTATAAAAGTATATACAATTTTCCCCGCAATTAGAccggaaaaagaaaataggGGATGTGACCGAGCAcgtgaaatgtctcaaaacgAGAGGCTCTCCTGAATAGAGGAAGagggttaaaaaataaatgcaaaattcttTACTTTGTGGCGACTGGGACGAGATCACGTACGGGAAAATGCCGGTTTGAATCAATAGTCTGCAAGTAAAATTGATCGAGTATATAAGGTGTTCTAGGTTAGTTAGGGTTAAATGTCATTTTTCCCGTCGATTACGATGGtgaaaacagaaaaacaattgaagtggcatttaagaaaaagtgtgaaaaatgttttctttattgaaacaccctatatatttttactttaatattcGCAAATCAATAACAAAGCAACAAAGGTCATCCGCAATATTGACCCAAAATTGAAACTGTAATACTATCCGACCATATGTCAATTTTGCCAGCCCTTGGTGGATTACATTAATGATTCGTGTCGGCATGCGGCGATAGCAAACATTTCATCCTTGAACATTATGGCATGAGCCTAATTAGTAAAATCTCCGTTTCTCCAGTGCTTACATAAACACCTGCATCAACCATCCACCCACCTATTTCAACctgtttaaaagtttaaaaaccaCTGGTACCTTTGCCAGCAAGAATATTTTCATGGAAGTGACGAAATAGAAGCGAAGTATCACTCAATTTCTCCATTCAActggaaattattttagtgGAAAAGTTCTCAGAAACttgaaaatcattatttaaacttaattcACCTAAACGTGTACCTTTTGCTGTCCATACGAAATACATTACTGCACGGTAACAAGAATCTAATATAAGCAAATTCCATATAGGTCTTTGTATATAGGAGTCGGGTTCAGTGGAGTAAATTTTTGCCATAGTTCTCCATTCTCTCTAATACGTACAATTTATTGAAGTTTAGAATTTCTCGCttgaaataaatcttttattcaattacactttgaaactctattttttattccaccctgtatatttaagtaatttttcgtATGGTTCTGTATACCCCATCAGAATTCTACATTGTACGTGAGAGccctaaattgaaaatgtcccTGCCAGGTGCCAATCTTGACATACTGTCACAACAAGACCGTGGAAAAACTTAAGACTTAaccttaaattatttaaaaaatttaactcaatttcctaaacaaaatttcgtaaatCTTTCGACCTCAAAccaatctaaaaatattaaagaatctATGGTATGGCAACTCTATTTTTAGCACTTACTTGAGATGACCGAGGGCTCCCCGTACTCGAATGCGACGTTCAATTATATGAGCAACTTGACACCAAAACTCAGTCAGTTTTTAGCCAGTTTCTGCGATTCTGTGGACTTTTTCCTAGTCAACCTCGAAATCTACGTCGTCGACACGGTGGAGCACCTCATTTTAGGCCTCTTTTGCTACATATTACTATGCCTAATATTGTATATGTGCATCGTCCAGCTGGGCCTTCTTGACTTCACCGAAGACATGCAACATGCCCAGCGAATACTATTCATCACAGCCCATCCAGATGACGAAGTCATGTTTTTTGGTcctacaatttttcattacacTCAAAAGTCTAATTGCATTGTATTCCTTATGTGCATGTCATCAGGTAAGTTTTGTTCACACATCTCGTGCATCTAATCTTCTTTAAGCtcctgtataaaatatttcataggGAAAAATTATGGGATGGACAAAGTGCGAACTAATGaactttatgagtcatgtaaAATCCTAGGAATAAAGGAGGAAAATGTATTTGTACATAATAATAGCAACCTTCCAGATGCTATGGATGTACGATGGCCTCTGGAAGTCATAGCTAAACATGTACTCTACACTGTAGAGGTTTTACTTTATCTAAGCACTCATAA
The Euwallacea fornicatus isolate EFF26 chromosome 12, ASM4011564v1, whole genome shotgun sequence genome window above contains:
- the PIG-L gene encoding N-acetylglucosaminyl-phosphatidylinositol de-N-acetylase isoform X1; the encoded protein is MTEGSPYSNATFNYMSNLTPKLSQFLASFCDSVDFFLVNLEIYVVDTVEHLILGLFCYILLCLILYMCIVQLGLLDFTEDMQHAQRILFITAHPDDEVMFFGPTIFHYTQKSNCIVFLMCMSSGKNYGMDKVRTNELYESCKILGIKEENVFVHNNSNLPDAMDVRWPLEVIAKHVLYTVEAFNITNIVTFDRYGVSGHKNHSSLYYAVAHLILDEELPKTCRVFVLESVNIIRKYGLILDIPISYIMSRFRYMKGFAQRRMLCLAMQEHKSQLMWFRMLYVFFSRYMIINTLQQVNLVDIELDLIEMDD